The stretch of DNA AGAGCTGGAGAAGAACATGGGAAAATACCTAAAACAAGACTCTAAAAAGGAGACCTGGAAAAGCCTTTAGAGATCACCTACCTCACCCTTCACATTTGACCAACGAGAAAAGGCAGGCTGAGACATGACTCAGAAAATTAGTGGCACAGCTGGGCAAAATGAAGGCCACCCAAGTGGTGCTTTTCCAACAAAGTAAATCAATGGGTTTCTTCCACAAGGACCAATGCCTTGGCTTTgatgtttatctttaaaaaatatgaatttggcCAGGATTTTATCTGGTGCTGCCTTAATGTAAAACtagtatttttctaaattattgagAGAGATTTATAATCACTGTTAGTGTTTCTCAGTCTTCTTTCAACGCACCagtttaaagaatataaatataaaaaatgtaaaatatgaatatataaaaaatacaaatataaaaaatctaACAACCCCTTCTAGAAGTTTTAATACCTACTTCTACTTCCCACCCCAACTGAGGAGTCCCGATAACAGGATACAATCTGTTTTCAGTATAGACTCACTAGCAAAAGAGGTGTTACATGTGACTTTGCATAGTTTTATGtgataaaatttttttgaatataaaaaataaacaataaatatgcGTTCTCAAATAACAATCCTCTCCCCATTTGAGAACCATTTGTCTAAGGAGATGGGCTCATTTTATTTCACACTTTGTGTACCCTTGTAACCTCCTCCATATCAGTTTAGGGGTGCTTTTAGTTGCAAGTAAAAACTCCCACAATAGTTACTTAAGCAAAGAAGATATTTAATTATTTCCGATAGTAAccagggtggaggaagaggaTTCCAGATTCTGTTCAGCAACTCAGTGATAACAGGACTCTCTGGTTTAGCATCTCAGTGGTTTTCTTGGGGTTTGTTTCCCTTATGGCCCCAAGATGACCTCCATAGCCCCAAGCATCACTTCCTGTAAGGAATAAGGCCAGCAAGTAGGAAACAATGCTTTTCCTTGTTTTGTGCATTTGTTAGAAAGGAAGCACTTTCCAGAATCCCATGCCAAGAGACTTTCTCATCTACTTCCTTGGCCACAGTTGTGTCTCCTAGCCCACTCCTAGACCAGCCACGAGCAATGAGGAACTAGAGTGCTATACTCAGCTTAGACCAATTATGATGCAGCCCACCTGCCCAGAACACGTGCAACATGGGACTTATACACACTTCACCTTGGTTTTGCCCAACCCCCTAACTAGAATGTAAGCACCTTGAGGGCAGAGATTTTAGTTTCGTTCATTGCTATATTTCCAACACCTGGAACAATGCCAGGAATTCAATAAATAGTCACTaagtgaaggaaggaataaatgaCTAAGGAAGAAGGGGGTATAGGCTATAGGTAACCAGCGTGTCCACTGCCCCTGAGAGCACACAACCCTAGTGTAATCAATGTGATGGGACTAGGTGACTACTGATCACCAAGACTCTAACCTTAATCCTTGTGTTTTTCCTCCCAGGGAGTGAGTCATAGCTGGAGGTTACTCTTGTGCCAATGACCCTTCCCAATTCCTCCAGTGTCACAGAAGACAAGATGTGTGAAGGGAACAAGACCACCAATGCCATCCCCCAACTGATGCCCCTGGTGGTGGTCCTGAGCACCATCTCCTTGGTCACAGTGGGGCTCAACCTGCTGGTCCTGTATGCTGTGCGGAGGGAGCGGAAGTTACACACTGTGGGGAACCTGTACATCGTTAGCCTCTCGGTGGCAGACCTGATTGTGGGAGCTGTTGTCATGCCCATGAACATCCTCTACCTCTCCATGTCCAAGTGGTCCCTGGGCTTGCCACTCTGCCGCTTTTGGCTTTCCATGGACTACGTGGCCAGCACAGCGTCCATTTTCAGCGTCTTCATCTTGTGCATTGATCGCTACCGCTCCGTCCAGCAGCCCCTCAAATATCTGAGGTATCGCACCAAGACCCGAGCATCGGCCACCATCTTGGGGGCctggtttctctccttcctctgggtCATTCCCATTCTGGGCTGGCATCACTTCATGCCACAGATGTCAGGACGCCGGAAGGACAAGTGTGAGACAGACTTCTATGATGTCACCTGGTTCAAGATCATGACTGCCATCATCAACTTCTATCTGCCCACCTTGCTCATGCTCTGGTTCTATGCCAAAATCTACAAGGCTGTACAGAAGCACTGTCAGCACCGGGAACTCATCAATGGgtccctgccttccttctctgAAATTAAGTTGAAGCCAGAGAACCCCAACATGGGGGTCAAGAAACCAGGGAAGAAGTCTCCCTGGGAGGTtctgaaaaggaaaccaaaagtTGCTGGTGGTGGACCTGTTTTGAAGCCACCATCTGAAGACCCAAAGGAGATGAAATGCCCAGGTGTCTGCAGCCAAAAGGAGGATGAGGAAGTGGACCAACTCCATTCTGTCCCCCTTAACATTGTGCAAACACAGACTGAGGCAGAGGAGAATGGCAATGGCTACGTAGCCATCaaccagagccagagccagcttGAGACGAATGAGCAGGGCCTGACCATGCATGCGGCCAGCGAGATGTCAGAGGATCAGATCCTAGGTGATAGCCAGTCCTTCTCTCCGACAGACTCAGACACCCCCACAGAGTCAGCATCAGGGAAAGGCAAAACAAGAAGTGGGCCTAGCACAGGCCTCAATTATATCAAGTTCACGTGGAAGAAGCTCCGCTCACATTCAAGACAGTATATGTCTGGGTTGCATGTGAACCGAGAACGGAAGGCTGCTAGACAACTGGGTTTTATCATGGCAGCCTTTATCCTTTGCTGGATTCCTTACTTCATCTTCTTCATGGTCATTGCCTTCTGCAAGAGCTGTTGCAATGAACGTGTGCACATGTTCACCATCTGGCTAGGCTACATCAACTCCACATTGAACCCTCTCATCTACCCTTTGTGCAATGAGAACTTCAAGAAGGCATTCAAGAAAATTTTGCACATTCGCTCCTAAGGGAGGCTACAGGGGGATGCAACTAAGTGTCGCTTAGGATGACCCTGAAGAAAATGGAGGGTGAAAGCCTATGAGTTGCCAGGTAACTGGGCTTTCTGGAGTTAGAATAGTCTTAGGCGCTGGGTCATCTGGAAAGTTCTTAGGCACCACTGGAAGAACTGCAGATGGCAGTGGTCAGCAGAGAATGTACTCTGAGTACAAAGCAGAGCGTTTCCAAGAGAATCGAATCTGAATGAGTGCCCTTGCTCCTCGGGAAATGTGGGAGCCTCAGACTCTCATTGTAATTCAAGTTTCCAGAATTGAATTAACTGGCAATTGAAGAGACATGTGGGTAGAGTTCCTCTGGATAATTAGACAGAACTCTAGAGCCCTCCTGGAATGGAGCTATATGACTGTACAGAGACCTTACATGTGCAGATAAATGATGACCCCTTCCAGGGGTCACCTTGAGAGGCATAACAGCTATTCCACTGTGATGACCACCTCTCTTCTGATCCTCTTTTGCAGCTTTCTCCAGAATCAATGTCTGAACCACCCTGGAAATTCTGCCTTATTCTTACTCACACATGTCTCAGAGTTGATAGGAAGTAATGCAGCTTGCACACTCATTATTTTCAACCCCAAATTCCttttagctattaaaaaaaaaaagatgataaaagcGGCCctcaaaagaaagggaaaagaaaattttaatggtttcacattaaaacattttaaaaatggaacggGAGAAGCAAGCCATATATCCTGAGGGCTGTGCCAGGCTTATCTCATTTAAGCCCCATGACCCCCTCGATAGGGGGGTGGTATAACACGAGAGGCAAACTGAGGTGCAGCAAGGTGAACTaaggtgcccaaggtcacatagctagttaTGTGAGACAGCTGGAATGAAAACCCTGTGGGGTTCCAGCTCCTTGCACACATTTTCTGCAAAAAGCAAAAATTTGTCCTATtaagtacatacacacacacacacaatattccTGAGAGTGGTGGCAATTCTCAAAAGAATATGTTGTGAGCAGGAACAGCTGACAGAGTATGTCTGCAGCCATCGAAGGCGATACTTCGGAGGGGTGGTGTGTTATTTATGTGTGAGTTCCGCTGTGTTTGCCCCAAAGTGGTCATGTTCTTTTATAGGCACATCTCTCAAGTAAAAACTAGCAAAGGCATGTAAACATACAGTTTTACTTTGGTGCTTATGTTACAGTCTGGtgatgatttatattttaaaatttgatgctAAACTGTAATATATGTAGTAAATGGAGTGTCCATACAAGCTGGTATTTTCTGTCTTGTGTTCTTGTTTGCATGATCTGTTAAAATGAGAGGTTTTTTTACCTACCTAAAATACGATATTTAAAACTACACCGTTTTACTTACTTAATGTCACCATTCTGAGTCTCTTGGACAGAGATGTATTGAAAGTATTGTCAAATGTTACAAGAACTGATGTAGGGTTTCTCTTTGGTTTTTGATCCCGTTTGTAAATGTCTTTAGAAAAGGACTTACTTTTTATAACTAGCTTCCTCTCACTCTGCTTTGCACCCCCGAAAGCTCTTCTTGTTCAAAACTGTGGGAGCTAAGGAGACTTTTATCCTGGTTTTAGAAGCTGCAGCTGGTCTTTTCCCAGGTCAGAAGCTGTTTCTCAGGAGGCCTGTGAAAACGTTGCTCCCTGGGATCCCTCAGGACCAAGGAATACCTAAAAAAGATCACTCTACACAGACAAATGGCCAAGTGCTCATCATTTATGTTGATGAACAGTTAAGGAAGCCAGTGAAGAGAAGTGGTTATGAGCTCTGACTTTGGTTCAAAGAGACCTGGATTTGAGCTTGACAAGAACAAGAAACGATCAATATAAATTGTCAGAGCATAAAGAACCAGGTCCACGCATTACTGTACACAGTGTTTACAATACTTGTACTGTGGCTGGTACACAGAGGGGACTCACATGTGGTTTTCAAACAAGTGAGTGTATACTATGTGCCAGACTTTGTACTTTACCACTGTTACCTAATTTAGCCTTTATACCAATGTCATGAAGGAAATTTCCCTGTTTTCACAAACAGgcaaactgaagcacagagacatTAAGGACCAGCTGTAAGATCTGATTCTGGAATGTGCTTCCTTGCCACAGAATCAACCTTCTATCCCAACTCCTATCTGAATGgttgaattcatttttaatgtatgaaTGAACGAAATTTATAAGAGATAACTCAGTCCCAGTCCATTCAGCAAACAACCAGTGGCTGATGGCCTGTACAAAGTCCGGTTGAAACCAGGCTTTCTGccctaaatattaaaataaatatcttctaGGAGAAGGCTGTTATAGAGACCTTTGCTGTAGATAAGAACTTGCAATTTAGAAGctcttttgggtttctttttataGGCTTAAAGCTGATCAGCTTAACGCCAATTCCTCATTTGGCCAGTTTGCCAAATTCACCAAAAGTTGGCTTCTTTTTAACTATTTACAAAGTTTACAACAATGCATATAGGATGAGGCTTTTAAGAACACTTAAAGGTATAGTAAgtgattctcattttctttcacagCCACATATTGAGGAAGGTTCAATATGTGTTGTCCCCAGTACACTGCTACTGCAGGGATGGACTGAGTTGTAGAGAGGGGAGAAATAGAGGTGATGAGACTAAGGGTAAGAGAAGGGGACAATGAGGGGTAGAAATTAGAAGAAACTAGAGCAGACAGGGGAAACAGAGGGTCATAGAGGACAGACGAAGGGGAAGAGATGATGGATACCAagggacagaagaggaaaagaggtgGAGATGGACGTGcaaaggacagagaagggaagagattaAGGGGCAGATAGAGAAGATTAAGAGGTAGAGAGATGGAGATAGTTAGGGGGAGtcaaagggagaaactgaactATGGGAAGggagacacaaaagaaaaagtggaGTGGGGGATGAAAAAAGTGTAAACCAGGTAGCACAGTATacactcaagaaaaaaatctacaggtgtgcgaaaggcaaccacacattgatgtttctctccctctctttctccctcccttcccatccctctaaaaagaaataaaatatttagaaaaaagaaaaaatctacatTCAAGAACATATTCTTCATGAATGTATTCATAAGTTAAATTTATTCAAAGGAAGACTAAACTATTTTTAGCTTTTGATAAATAGAAAATTCCTTCAAATCCTTCTCTGAAGACACATGAAAACCAGTCAGCTACCACAGCACATAAATCTTTAAAAGCTTGGGAAGCCAATCTATCCAACAGAAACTGTTGTAAACCTTAGAAGTTGGAAGCACTAGCAAAGTGTGCATTCAGAAAATCCATGAGTCTGCAGATTGGCTACTTGGCTTGCAGAAAATTGCCGGTTGTCTTTTGAAGGAGGTAGATTTAATAGTCGTAACAAAGAGTGAAAAGATTCTGGGGGGCTCTTCTGGCTGTAATACACTCTAAGTTCTATAAAGAAACAATACTGTTAAGATCTAACTCGTCAACAAGTCATTCCACAATGTCTCTGGATTTCAAAACCGAGGTTATATGGTGTATGGTTCCCATCTGTGGAGAGTATGTGCTCTCCTCAACTGAACTACAATACTAGAATGAAAGTAGACTGACCTGAATCACTTGAATAAGCATCACTGTCTTATTGTCCTGCTGTGTCTGAGAACATCCTCTACATTTTTATGGCTTCTGGTCTTACACTTTTCTTGATGCTCGACCATCTTGGTGTCTCAAAGGTCTGACTCCCCCAtcctgggcaggagggcaggtCTTCTGCTCAGACCTCACCCTAACTCCCTGCTAACAAGAAGGCCACATTTGTGACTTGAGTGACCATTTATTTGGGATGCCCAGACATCATCTgttaatttaacaaatacttcTTAAACACTTCCTGGGCTAGCCCTTCGTCCATGCACTAGGAAAAAATGGAGAACAAGAGCTACTTTagggttgcaagtgacagaaatcaGCTTTGTGAATGGCTACTGAGATGTTCTGTGCAATCTAGTAATGTTTTGGATGACCTTGCCTGGGGAAGGGCTTCAGCCACATCAGCCACAGGAACCTCAACAAGAGAAGTTCCCTCAAGAATATTGCTATTGACCTATGTGACTTATTCCTAGTACTACTCTCTATGAGCATCCATTCAAACGTCCAAAGCTCAGGGTAAAGAATCATCCTGTGTTCACCTCAGCTGCAATCAACTGTgaatggggggtgggagagggggagcagGTGGCACATGCAGTACAAACATGGCTGGAGGACAGCAGTTCCCAGAGAAGTGGGAAATATTGTGAGCTGGGCAGAAACCCCCAAAGATGTTAATTATAAGGCTCTCGAAGTCCAGCAAGGGAAACAAGCTTATAAAAAACTAATTTCAACCTGTCCTTGTATATGCTCAATAGAGTGAAGCCTAGGGGTGGTGGTTGTCAGGCAGTTGTCAGTTCACATAGCAGGTGACATCCctactggatttttaaaaatcaaatatattgcattaaatatatacagtaaaatgCACCCATTTAAGATGTCCATCTCAATCAAGATGCATAGAATACTACTGTCATCCCTGAAGGTTGCTCATGCCCCTTTGCAGACAATACCTCCCTTGATGCCCCAGGCATACACTGATCTCACGTCTATCACTATAGATTAGTTTTTCTGATTCTGGAacttaagtgaaatcatattatatgttctcttttttccatcaACATTTTGCCTAAGA from Desmodus rotundus isolate HL8 chromosome 8, HLdesRot8A.1, whole genome shotgun sequence encodes:
- the HRH1 gene encoding histamine H1 receptor encodes the protein MTLPNSSSVTEDKMCEGNKTTNAIPQLMPLVVVLSTISLVTVGLNLLVLYAVRRERKLHTVGNLYIVSLSVADLIVGAVVMPMNILYLSMSKWSLGLPLCRFWLSMDYVASTASIFSVFILCIDRYRSVQQPLKYLRYRTKTRASATILGAWFLSFLWVIPILGWHHFMPQMSGRRKDKCETDFYDVTWFKIMTAIINFYLPTLLMLWFYAKIYKAVQKHCQHRELINGSLPSFSEIKLKPENPNMGVKKPGKKSPWEVLKRKPKVAGGGPVLKPPSEDPKEMKCPGVCSQKEDEEVDQLHSVPLNIVQTQTEAEENGNGYVAINQSQSQLETNEQGLTMHAASEMSEDQILGDSQSFSPTDSDTPTESASGKGKTRSGPSTGLNYIKFTWKKLRSHSRQYMSGLHVNRERKAARQLGFIMAAFILCWIPYFIFFMVIAFCKSCCNERVHMFTIWLGYINSTLNPLIYPLCNENFKKAFKKILHIRS